The following proteins come from a genomic window of Microtus ochrogaster isolate Prairie Vole_2 unplaced genomic scaffold, MicOch1.0 UNK1, whole genome shotgun sequence:
- the LOC101980475 gene encoding LOW QUALITY PROTEIN: chromobox protein homolog 5-like (The sequence of the model RefSeq protein was modified relative to this genomic sequence to represent the inferred CDS: inserted 2 bases in 1 codon) — protein sequence MGKKTKRTADSSSSEDEEEYVVEKVLDRRMVKGQVEYLLKGKGFSEEHNTWEPEKNLDCPELISEFMKKYKKMKEGENNKPREKSEGNKRKSSFSNNADDIKSKKKREQSNDIARGFERGLEPEKIIGVTDSCGDLMFLMKWKDXDEADLVLAKEANVKCPQIVIAFCEERLTWHAYPEDAENKEKESSKS from the exons AtgggaaagaaaaccaagaggaCAGCTGACAGTTCTTCctcagaggatgaggaggagtaCGTCGTGGAGAAGGTGTTAGACAGGCGCATGGTTAAGGGGCAAGTGGAGTACCTGTTGAAGGGGAAAGGCTTTTCTGAGGAGCACAATACTTGGGAACCTGAAAAGAACTTGGATTGTCCTGAACTAATTTCTGAGTTTATGAAAAAGTATAAGAAGATGAAGGAGGGTGAAAACAACAAGCCCAGAGAGAAGTCAGAAGGAAACAAGAGGAAATCCAGTTTCTCTAACAATGCTGAtgatataaaatctaaaaaaaagagagagcagagCAATGATATCGCTCGGGGCTTTGAGAGAGGACTGGAACCAGAAAAGATCATTGGGGTGACAGACTCCTGTGGTGACTTAATGTTCCTAATGAAATGGAAAGA AGATGAAGCTGACCTGGTTCTTGCAAAAGAAGCTAATGTGAAGTGCCCACAAATTGTGATAGCGTTTTGTGAAGAGAGACTGACGTGGCATGCATATCCAGAAGATgcggaaaacaaagagaaagaaagctcgAAGAGCTAA